The following are encoded together in the Pedobacter steynii genome:
- a CDS encoding PQQ-binding-like beta-propeller repeat protein, protein MRLILTVTLALLTSVAAAQYKGKVFVDKNGNNTQEAGELGMQTVAVSDGQQVIRTDKDGNFNLPGHAKARFIFITVPAGYKLAAKHYLKIEDQRKSYDFGILPDPTSAGSSVKMLQITDTETDKYNDWIGNLKNFSKKQDISFIVHTGDICYEKGLNFHANQVTAETLGKQVFYCIGNHDLVKGAYGEELFEQLFGPVYYSFDAGPAHFIVTPMRSGDVQPSYTVDEVISWMKNDLAVTDKNKPVIIFNHDLLTYSDQFVLKGKNDSINLNELNLKAWVYGHWHNNFVRKSEKTGIQYISSASPSMGGIDNSAGQFLSIEIDKDGVKEIKPHYTYLHKHLVVNTPSGKDMVLIKDGALQINANIYDSETSVQAAKSIIYNEQGNKVAQASLTANTDWSWSGQIPVAKLSKGKTWTIQTEVTFKDGQQHIAKQEFSLKGQSAGLSLKWTNNVKGSIWKAKPLFAEGKLFTATIDDANNLLCGVTALDAKTGKVAWHFKTKNSVKHEISYDSGMILCTDMEGFTYALNAGTGVLVWKKDLGMKYLPGYVSGGIAEKGIYYTGSGAYFQALEVATGKTLWTNKEWTGGEGTPEKMTIAGEVIVTGSNWQSLFGHDRKTGKLLWQRRDDGLRFRSSTGVYKEGKLYITGLNTLLIIDPETGKNIDKIEAGYEFKVMATPLITDKYIVMPTAKNGVVAYDLKTLKEVWNRPAGNALVYSAPYTGPESGTVESTVVKYKNQLLFGASDGYLYVINEDSGIILQKLNLGAPVFADPALIGKELFVADFAGNVYAFKLN, encoded by the coding sequence ATGAGGTTAATTTTAACAGTAACGCTGGCACTGCTGACTTCGGTTGCAGCTGCCCAATACAAAGGGAAGGTCTTTGTCGACAAAAATGGAAATAACACACAGGAAGCCGGAGAATTGGGAATGCAAACAGTGGCGGTTTCCGACGGACAGCAGGTGATCCGCACGGATAAGGATGGAAATTTCAATTTGCCCGGACATGCTAAAGCAAGGTTTATATTTATTACTGTTCCCGCAGGCTATAAATTAGCAGCCAAACATTACCTCAAGATAGAAGATCAACGGAAATCTTATGATTTCGGTATCCTTCCCGATCCAACCAGTGCAGGATCCTCGGTAAAAATGTTGCAGATTACCGATACGGAAACTGATAAATACAACGATTGGATTGGCAATTTAAAGAACTTCTCCAAAAAGCAGGACATTAGCTTTATTGTCCATACCGGCGATATATGTTATGAAAAAGGGCTTAATTTTCATGCGAACCAGGTAACGGCAGAGACACTTGGAAAACAGGTGTTTTATTGTATCGGAAACCATGACCTGGTAAAAGGAGCTTATGGAGAAGAGTTGTTTGAGCAGCTGTTCGGACCGGTATATTATTCTTTTGATGCCGGACCTGCACACTTTATCGTTACCCCGATGCGTTCGGGTGATGTGCAACCTTCTTATACCGTAGATGAAGTGATCAGCTGGATGAAGAACGACCTTGCGGTAACAGATAAGAATAAACCGGTAATCATTTTTAACCATGACCTGCTGACCTATAGCGATCAGTTTGTACTAAAAGGAAAGAACGATTCCATCAACCTGAATGAGCTTAACCTCAAAGCATGGGTATATGGTCACTGGCATAATAACTTCGTCAGAAAGAGTGAGAAGACCGGAATACAATATATTTCTTCTGCGTCACCAAGCATGGGTGGGATAGACAATTCTGCTGGTCAGTTTTTATCCATAGAGATTGATAAAGACGGAGTCAAAGAGATTAAACCACATTATACTTATCTGCATAAACATCTGGTGGTAAATACGCCTTCCGGCAAGGATATGGTGCTGATAAAAGATGGGGCATTACAGATCAATGCCAATATCTACGATAGTGAAACCAGTGTGCAGGCTGCAAAAAGCATCATCTATAATGAGCAGGGAAATAAGGTTGCACAGGCTTCTCTGACTGCAAATACGGACTGGAGTTGGTCTGGGCAGATTCCCGTAGCAAAATTGAGTAAGGGGAAAACATGGACAATTCAGACCGAAGTGACCTTTAAAGACGGACAGCAACACATCGCAAAACAAGAGTTTAGCCTGAAAGGTCAGTCTGCAGGATTATCCTTAAAATGGACCAATAATGTAAAGGGAAGTATATGGAAAGCTAAACCTTTATTTGCCGAAGGAAAGCTGTTTACAGCAACCATAGACGATGCGAATAACCTTTTGTGCGGAGTTACTGCCCTGGATGCCAAAACCGGAAAAGTTGCCTGGCATTTTAAAACAAAGAATTCTGTAAAGCATGAGATTTCTTATGATTCAGGAATGATTTTATGTACTGACATGGAAGGATTTACCTATGCACTAAATGCCGGTACGGGTGTACTGGTCTGGAAAAAAGATCTGGGGATGAAATACCTCCCGGGATATGTATCGGGCGGAATTGCCGAAAAAGGAATTTATTATACCGGATCGGGCGCTTACTTCCAGGCATTAGAAGTGGCTACCGGAAAGACCCTATGGACCAATAAAGAATGGACCGGAGGAGAGGGAACTCCGGAGAAGATGACCATTGCCGGAGAGGTGATCGTAACCGGAAGCAACTGGCAGAGTCTGTTTGGGCATGACCGTAAAACAGGAAAACTTTTATGGCAAAGACGCGACGACGGACTTCGTTTCAGGAGCAGTACAGGGGTATACAAAGAAGGGAAGCTTTACATCACCGGACTAAACACTCTCTTGATTATAGATCCTGAAACCGGCAAAAATATCGATAAAATAGAAGCCGGCTATGAGTTTAAGGTAATGGCTACTCCACTGATCACAGATAAATATATCGTGATGCCAACCGCTAAAAATGGGGTAGTAGCTTATGATCTTAAAACATTGAAAGAAGTGTGGAACAGACCTGCCGGTAATGCCCTGGTTTATTCTGCACCTTATACCGGACCGGAGTCGGGAACAGTAGAAAGTACAGTGGTTAAATATAAAAATCAGCTTTTATTTGGTGCTTCTGACGGTTATCTGTATGTGATTAATGAAGATTCAGGTATAATTTTACAAAAGCTAAATCTGGGAGCTCCCGTTTTCGCAGATCCTGCTCTAATAGGAAAGGAGCTCTTTGTGGCCGATTTCGCAGGGAATGTATACGCCTTTAAACTCAATTAG
- a CDS encoding RagB/SusD family nutrient uptake outer membrane protein, whose protein sequence is MKLRITYILTLGLITIGLTACKKDFLQRDPQTEITEGSFFQSPADLETYTNGFYRYLSPTYSDINSDNISNYNASGEVDLLVRGGISASNSGGWGKADWEALRKINFMLDHIPQVKGDPTLIKHFVGIARFFRANFYYDKIKKYHNVPWFNKTLASDDPALYKGQDPRALVVDSVLSDLNYAVENIKSDGTNTRITKWAALALLSRFALHEGTFRKYHDEIQLTSDYQRFLDVAISASAKIMKDGGFSIYNTGRGGLDYRDLFSSANLSSNKEIITLADYGKELGVGNNTHTVLDYTWSLSRSLADTYLKTDGTPFTSGPGYDTKVYTEVFTDRDPRMMETIINPAFRGASTLDEPYRIKPTLGGYNQIKFYPRSADLRQGWEMNYTDLPIFRYAEVLLNNVEAKAESGVISQTDLDQTVNLLRARVKMPLLNMGVALDPVLSATYPNANAANRALLLEIRRERRVELACEGRRFDDLMRWKSGKLFQDSQEGMYIPAMGAMDVTGDGKPDIAILNSPNDESAIAGLPAEVRDKLSKYYLKDKDGKDQNFYLTKGTSGFIAFTRDRDQPRNFIEPKYYYRPIPTSEVVVNPQLKQVFGW, encoded by the coding sequence ATGAAACTAAGAATAACATATATCCTCACTTTAGGATTAATCACCATAGGGCTTACGGCCTGCAAGAAAGATTTCCTGCAACGTGACCCGCAAACTGAAATTACTGAAGGCTCATTCTTCCAGTCGCCAGCCGATTTGGAAACCTATACCAACGGTTTTTACAGGTATCTTTCCCCAACGTATTCGGACATTAATTCTGATAACATCTCCAACTATAATGCCAGCGGAGAAGTTGATTTACTGGTAAGGGGTGGTATCTCTGCCTCGAATAGCGGAGGCTGGGGTAAAGCGGATTGGGAAGCTTTGAGAAAGATTAATTTTATGCTGGACCATATCCCGCAGGTAAAAGGTGATCCTACGCTGATCAAACATTTTGTCGGCATTGCACGCTTCTTTCGCGCTAATTTTTATTATGATAAAATAAAAAAATACCACAACGTACCCTGGTTCAATAAGACCCTGGCTTCTGATGATCCGGCTTTGTATAAAGGGCAGGACCCAAGAGCATTGGTAGTTGATTCGGTGCTCAGCGATCTTAATTATGCGGTAGAAAATATCAAATCTGATGGAACGAATACCCGCATCACAAAATGGGCCGCGCTGGCTTTGTTATCACGCTTTGCGTTGCATGAAGGTACTTTCAGAAAATACCATGATGAAATTCAGCTGACGTCTGATTATCAGCGGTTTTTAGATGTGGCGATCTCTGCCTCTGCAAAAATCATGAAGGATGGTGGTTTCAGTATTTATAATACCGGAAGAGGTGGGTTGGACTACCGGGATTTATTTTCCAGTGCCAACCTTTCTTCCAACAAGGAAATCATCACTTTAGCCGATTACGGCAAAGAACTGGGCGTGGGTAACAATACACATACGGTTCTTGATTATACCTGGTCCCTGAGCAGAAGCCTTGCGGATACTTATCTGAAAACAGACGGTACTCCTTTTACCTCAGGTCCGGGATATGATACCAAAGTCTATACTGAGGTTTTTACCGATCGGGATCCGAGAATGATGGAAACGATTATCAATCCGGCATTCAGAGGAGCGAGTACACTGGATGAACCTTATCGCATTAAGCCGACTTTAGGTGGTTATAATCAAATCAAATTTTATCCCCGTTCTGCAGACCTCAGACAAGGCTGGGAAATGAATTATACGGATCTGCCGATTTTCAGGTATGCAGAGGTCTTGTTGAACAATGTGGAAGCGAAAGCTGAATCCGGGGTCATCAGTCAGACGGACCTGGATCAGACCGTTAACCTGTTGCGTGCCCGTGTTAAAATGCCATTACTGAACATGGGGGTTGCCCTGGATCCGGTTTTATCTGCTACTTATCCGAATGCCAATGCGGCAAACAGGGCTTTACTATTGGAAATCAGAAGAGAAAGAAGGGTAGAACTGGCTTGTGAAGGTCGTCGTTTTGATGATTTGATGCGTTGGAAATCAGGTAAGTTGTTCCAGGACAGCCAGGAGGGGATGTATATTCCTGCAATGGGTGCTATGGATGTAACCGGTGATGGGAAACCTGATATTGCCATCCTGAATTCTCCGAATGATGAATCTGCAATCGCTGGCCTGCCGGCAGAAGTAAGGGATAAATTATCCAAGTATTATCTGAAAGATAAAGACGGAAAGGACCAGAATTTCTACCTGACTAAAGGCACTTCAGGTTTCATCGCCTTTACCCGTGATAGAGATCAGCCCCGGAATTTTATTGAGCCTAAATATTATTACAGACCTATTCCTACCAGTGAGGTGGTCGTGAACCCACAGTTGAAACAAGTATTCGGCTGGTAA
- a CDS encoding TonB-dependent receptor, whose amino-acid sequence MKKNITTLILKIMKVGLIVFATLLTSAGTLLAETVFSQNLKDVKVSIHLKGESLEKAIEKISKTSKMDFSYNNNELRKIKGVVLDVNRMPLNEVLIQLLKGTPFSYREADRNVVIFRKRDQDAVPVLSWINEAILIKGVVTDEQGGPIPGVSIRIMGTEKSTTTDTNGAYQIEAGSPADVLVFSYVGLSSQKIVIGTRKQINVVMKDDQKSLTEVVVVGYGVQKKVNLSGAVDGVTSKDIENRPLSSVGAGLQGLIPNLNITASSGQVNKAPSFNVRGFTSINGGGPYILVDNVPFTADELLALNPADIENVTVLKDAAAAAIYGARAAFGVVLITTKSAKSADLKIAANTYYAIRSLGKVPEIVTDPLKVMEYKHDAAYPLYSLYPENVRAYARERSQNPSLPAVIVSPSDPNAWMYYGTTNWMDEVYKPSAPTYSANINLSKKDDKLSYYMSSEYFRNEGMFRYGNDTYDRYNLRAKADYNLSKWLNIGNNTSFMSSTYDGSSYSGEGFFHNVNRQNSLDVPRNPDGSWTSTGAALLGRLQNGGRSVTRSNNFQTTFTAKASLVKEVWDLKADATIRRIDTAGKSYEIAVPYKTGPNSAISYSGANPGWAQNDDRHIRHNIYNIYTDFHKTFNTKHYVQVLAGFNQEYRNRNAAWVNRKGLISNTLPSINLATGEMTSKEYIEDWAVRGWFYRLNYIFDDKYIVELNGRYDGTSRFPTNDRWGFFPSASVGYLLSREKFFEPVAEKLGIDLLKLRASYGALGNQDVGAYYYIPSMGSGQIGQILDGKRPVEVRPPGAVAPSLTWERVSTLNFGGDISMFKNRLDLNFDAYTRYTEGMLTKGKTLPGPFGTVEPKVNAADLKTKGWEFRIGWKDGFMLDNSQFYYNIGFNMGDSKTYITRFDNPNGLLSDYYVGQRIGEIWGLETEGFFQSKEELANHADQSAVGADDTGYKFDVGDLKFKDLNNDGKVDKGKNTLADHGDQKIIGNDEARYQYGIDLGAGWKGFDIRLFFQGVGKRDWYPNASNHYFWGVYAQPWTNVQEHNLDRWTPETPNAYFPRVKAYIAEDETELGNPQTKYLQDASYLRLKNLTLGYTLPKSLTNKMKMDKLRVYFSAENVFDISHIKARLDPEGLNGKLYPFQKTFSFGLNLNF is encoded by the coding sequence ATGAAAAAAAACATTACTACACTAATTCTTAAGATAATGAAGGTAGGATTAATAGTGTTTGCCACTTTACTGACCTCTGCAGGAACCTTATTAGCAGAGACAGTATTTAGTCAGAACCTTAAAGATGTAAAAGTTAGTATTCATCTTAAAGGGGAATCCTTAGAAAAGGCAATAGAAAAAATCAGTAAGACCAGTAAAATGGATTTTTCTTATAACAATAATGAACTGAGAAAGATCAAAGGGGTTGTGCTGGATGTGAATAGGATGCCATTGAATGAAGTACTGATTCAATTGCTGAAGGGAACTCCCTTCTCTTATCGCGAAGCAGATAGAAATGTAGTGATCTTCCGGAAAAGAGATCAGGATGCAGTTCCGGTATTGTCCTGGATCAATGAAGCCATCCTGATTAAAGGTGTGGTGACGGATGAACAGGGGGGACCTATCCCAGGAGTATCTATCCGGATTATGGGGACAGAAAAAAGTACCACGACCGATACAAACGGTGCTTATCAGATCGAGGCGGGGTCGCCTGCTGACGTGCTGGTATTTTCTTATGTGGGACTAAGTTCTCAGAAAATCGTAATCGGTACCCGGAAACAAATCAATGTAGTGATGAAGGACGACCAGAAATCGCTGACTGAGGTAGTCGTAGTGGGATATGGTGTACAAAAGAAAGTGAACCTCAGTGGTGCCGTGGATGGTGTAACCAGTAAAGACATTGAAAACAGACCTTTATCCAGTGTGGGGGCGGGCTTACAGGGCTTGATTCCCAATCTGAACATCACCGCTTCCAGCGGACAGGTAAATAAAGCACCCAGTTTTAATGTTCGTGGTTTTACTTCTATAAATGGTGGTGGACCCTACATTCTGGTAGATAACGTTCCGTTTACGGCTGATGAATTGCTGGCTTTAAATCCTGCAGATATCGAGAATGTGACGGTATTGAAGGACGCGGCAGCAGCAGCAATATACGGAGCAAGAGCCGCATTTGGGGTGGTACTGATCACTACCAAATCTGCAAAAAGTGCAGACCTTAAAATAGCAGCAAATACCTATTATGCGATAAGGAGTTTAGGTAAGGTTCCGGAGATTGTAACCGACCCGCTGAAAGTAATGGAATACAAACACGATGCAGCGTATCCATTGTATAGCCTTTACCCGGAGAATGTCAGAGCATATGCGAGAGAACGTTCTCAAAACCCTTCATTACCTGCAGTAATTGTGTCTCCGTCAGATCCAAATGCATGGATGTATTACGGAACTACAAACTGGATGGATGAGGTGTATAAACCATCTGCACCAACGTATAGCGCAAATATAAACCTCTCAAAAAAAGACGATAAGCTGAGTTATTACATGTCGTCGGAGTATTTCCGTAATGAAGGAATGTTCCGTTATGGCAATGATACTTACGATCGTTATAACCTGCGTGCAAAAGCCGATTACAACCTTTCTAAATGGTTGAATATTGGAAATAACACCTCTTTTATGTCGAGCACTTATGACGGTTCTTCCTATAGCGGAGAAGGTTTCTTTCATAACGTGAACAGACAGAATTCTTTAGACGTGCCGAGAAACCCGGATGGAAGCTGGACTTCTACCGGCGCTGCTTTATTGGGCAGATTGCAAAATGGCGGTCGTTCGGTAACCAGAAGTAATAATTTTCAGACCACTTTTACCGCAAAAGCATCACTTGTTAAAGAGGTATGGGATCTGAAGGCGGATGCTACGATCCGAAGAATTGATACTGCCGGAAAATCTTATGAAATTGCAGTACCGTATAAAACAGGACCGAATTCGGCCATCAGCTATAGTGGTGCAAATCCAGGCTGGGCTCAAAATGACGACAGGCATATCCGACACAATATCTATAACATTTACACTGATTTTCATAAAACATTTAATACCAAACATTATGTGCAGGTATTGGCAGGTTTTAATCAGGAATATAGAAACCGCAATGCTGCATGGGTAAACCGTAAAGGTTTAATCAGTAATACATTGCCTTCCATTAACCTGGCAACGGGTGAAATGACGAGTAAGGAATACATCGAAGACTGGGCGGTAAGGGGTTGGTTTTACCGTCTGAATTACATCTTTGATGATAAATATATAGTAGAATTGAATGGCCGTTATGATGGTACATCCCGCTTTCCGACTAACGACCGCTGGGGTTTCTTTCCTTCAGCATCTGTCGGATACCTGCTGAGCAGAGAAAAATTCTTTGAGCCGGTAGCAGAAAAACTGGGAATCGACCTGTTGAAATTGCGTGCTTCTTATGGAGCATTGGGTAATCAGGACGTAGGTGCTTACTATTACATCCCTTCCATGGGATCAGGGCAAATCGGACAGATTCTGGATGGCAAAAGACCGGTAGAAGTAAGGCCTCCGGGAGCAGTAGCGCCTAGCCTGACCTGGGAAAGGGTCTCAACACTGAACTTTGGTGGAGACATCAGCATGTTTAAAAACCGTCTTGATCTTAATTTTGACGCCTATACCCGATATACCGAGGGAATGCTGACTAAAGGAAAGACACTTCCAGGCCCATTTGGAACAGTAGAACCTAAAGTAAATGCGGCGGATTTGAAAACCAAAGGCTGGGAATTCAGGATCGGATGGAAAGATGGTTTCATGTTGGATAATAGCCAGTTCTATTATAACATCGGCTTCAACATGGGCGATAGTAAAACTTATATCACCAGGTTTGACAACCCAAATGGCCTTTTATCAGATTACTATGTCGGACAACGTATCGGCGAGATCTGGGGATTAGAAACCGAGGGTTTCTTCCAGTCTAAAGAAGAACTGGCAAACCATGCGGATCAGAGCGCAGTAGGTGCGGATGATACCGGCTATAAGTTTGATGTCGGAGATTTAAAATTTAAGGATCTCAATAATGATGGTAAGGTCGACAAAGGTAAAAATACCCTTGCTGATCATGGCGATCAGAAAATCATCGGAAATGATGAAGCACGTTATCAGTATGGGATTGATCTGGGTGCCGGATGGAAAGGTTTTGACATCAGGTTGTTCTTCCAGGGAGTAGGAAAAAGAGATTGGTATCCCAATGCCAGCAACCATTATTTCTGGGGTGTTTACGCACAACCATGGACGAATGTTCAGGAACATAACCTGGACCGCTGGACGCCGGAAACCCCGAATGCCTATTTCCCAAGGGTGAAAGCTTATATCGCTGAGGATGAGACGGAACTTGGAAACCCTCAGACCAAATACCTTCAGGATGCTTCTTATCTGCGTTTAAAGAATCTCACGTTAGGATATACCCTTCCTAAATCTTTAACCAACAAAATGAAAATGGATAAATTAAGGGTGTATTTCAGTGCAGAAAACGTATTTGATATATCGCATATCAAAGCCAGACTTGACCCTGAAGGGTTGAATGGAAAACTCTATCCATTTCAAAAAACATTCTCTTTTGGTTTAAACCTTAATTTTTAA
- a CDS encoding FecR family protein: protein MNEKDKRDLYKEFGINDPDEFFDGEKEREMLQQEILGRIQATKEIHTKQALQTSVKRRRTMMSVAAAIGLLLVSAALMFYYNYSAFSSNYITVVVPQGETREVVLPDGSTVWLNAASTLKYPKKFGKKRTVYLLDGEGFFDVVHNKNVPFVVEASGIKTHVLGTSFVVKSYKSLSTMSVSVVTGKVAVSDDHKQLSVLVKDQEAVYTKDHRKPKVIPVKAHERTEWNDGKVILHAAHFEDLILAVENAYQVKINYDKDVFKNCFSTIRFDTEQSLTDVMETIKDIQGITYQIKEKEVSIVGSGCN, encoded by the coding sequence ATGAACGAAAAAGATAAAAGAGACCTCTATAAGGAGTTTGGAATCAATGATCCCGATGAATTTTTCGATGGAGAAAAAGAACGGGAAATGCTGCAGCAGGAAATTCTGGGGCGGATACAGGCGACTAAAGAAATTCACACGAAACAGGCACTCCAGACTTCGGTAAAGAGGCGGAGGACCATGATGAGTGTGGCTGCAGCAATAGGCTTGCTCCTGGTTTCTGCTGCACTGATGTTTTATTACAATTATTCTGCCTTTAGCAGCAATTATATCACGGTTGTAGTTCCGCAGGGAGAAACCAGGGAAGTGGTACTGCCAGATGGTTCTACCGTTTGGTTAAATGCAGCAAGTACCTTAAAATATCCAAAAAAATTCGGGAAAAAGAGAACAGTTTACCTACTGGACGGGGAAGGCTTCTTTGATGTGGTGCACAATAAAAATGTGCCTTTTGTGGTCGAAGCTTCGGGGATCAAAACGCATGTACTGGGAACTTCTTTTGTCGTGAAATCCTATAAAAGCTTATCTACCATGAGTGTTTCTGTAGTTACGGGAAAGGTAGCGGTAAGCGACGACCACAAGCAGCTGAGTGTTTTGGTGAAAGACCAGGAAGCGGTTTACACCAAAGATCACCGTAAACCCAAAGTAATTCCGGTAAAAGCCCATGAGCGTACCGAATGGAATGATGGTAAAGTGATCTTACATGCCGCTCATTTTGAAGACCTGATCCTGGCGGTAGAGAATGCTTATCAGGTGAAGATAAATTATGATAAAGACGTATTTAAGAACTGTTTCAGTACGATTCGTTTTGATACGGAACAAAGTTTAACGGATGTGATGGAAACGATTAAAGATATACAGGGAATAACTTACCAAATAAAAGAAAAGGAGGTGTCTATAGTAGGTAGCGGATGTAATTAG